One window from the genome of Paracoccus marcusii encodes:
- a CDS encoding ATP-dependent helicase, with amino-acid sequence MATPYLDKLNDQQRAAAVFGTEGPALPPPLLVIAGAGSGKTDMLAHRVAHLLVTGADPRRILLMTFSRRAASELTRRVERITAAAMGTPVAAEALCWTGTFHAIGARILREHALAIGLHPNFSIHDREDSADLMNLVRNGLGLSTSETRFPTKGTCLAIYSRAVNSGAPLSDVLRDHFPWCAMWADHLRTLFGTYVTAKQTQNVLDYDDLLLAWAQVMADPDFAAHIGGAWDHVLIDEYQDTNRLQARILTALKPDGHGLTVVGDDAQSIYAFRAADVRNILDFPHAFSPPADVITLERNYRSTQPILTAANAVIAGAAERFTKDLWSDRASADKPRLVTVATEALQARYMVNRILEDREGGMRLKDQAVLFRTSSHAAQIEAELTRRNVPYVKFGGLKFLDSAHVKDLLSVLRLARNPRDRVAGFRVLQLIPGVGPTAAGRILDALDLAIEPGAAWGDVAPPPRAGASWQGFVDTMTTAVPWPAAIGLARAWYDPHLDRIHEDAEARRADLLQLEQIATGYPSAEAFLTELTLDPPDATSDQAGVPLKDEDYLILSTIHSAKGQEWRSVHILNAVDGCIPSDLGTGSTHELEEERRLLYVAMTRAKDHLTLGLPQRFYVTQQSRNGDRHVYAIRTRFIPGGILDRFEAVSWSPPVIAGETRPTPAPIDVAASMRAMWG; translated from the coding sequence ATGGCGACTCCGTATCTCGACAAGCTGAACGATCAGCAGCGTGCCGCGGCAGTATTCGGAACCGAGGGCCCGGCCCTACCCCCGCCTTTGCTGGTCATCGCCGGAGCCGGATCAGGCAAGACCGACATGCTGGCGCACCGGGTGGCGCACCTGCTGGTCACGGGTGCCGATCCGCGCCGCATCCTGCTGATGACATTCTCGCGCCGCGCCGCGTCCGAGCTGACCCGGCGCGTCGAACGCATTACCGCCGCCGCCATGGGCACCCCTGTCGCGGCCGAGGCTCTTTGTTGGACGGGAACCTTCCATGCCATCGGCGCACGGATCCTGCGCGAGCATGCATTGGCCATCGGCCTTCACCCCAACTTCTCGATCCATGACCGCGAGGATAGCGCCGATCTGATGAACCTCGTCCGGAACGGGCTAGGCCTTTCTACGTCCGAGACGCGCTTTCCGACCAAGGGGACCTGCCTTGCGATCTATTCGCGCGCCGTGAACTCCGGCGCGCCTCTTTCGGACGTCCTGCGCGACCATTTTCCGTGGTGCGCGATGTGGGCCGACCACCTGAGAACGCTCTTTGGCACCTACGTCACCGCCAAGCAGACCCAGAACGTTCTGGACTATGATGACCTGTTGTTGGCTTGGGCACAGGTCATGGCTGATCCGGACTTCGCGGCTCATATCGGTGGCGCGTGGGACCATGTGCTGATCGACGAATACCAGGACACCAATCGCTTGCAGGCACGTATTCTGACCGCGCTGAAACCAGACGGGCATGGCCTGACAGTAGTCGGCGACGACGCACAATCGATCTATGCCTTCCGCGCTGCTGATGTCCGCAACATCCTGGACTTCCCGCACGCCTTTTCGCCGCCGGCGGACGTCATCACGCTTGAGCGCAACTATCGCTCCACCCAGCCGATCCTGACTGCCGCCAATGCCGTGATCGCCGGGGCTGCGGAACGCTTCACCAAGGATCTCTGGTCCGACCGGGCTAGCGCGGACAAGCCGCGGTTGGTCACCGTCGCGACCGAGGCATTGCAGGCCCGCTACATGGTGAACCGAATCCTTGAGGATCGCGAGGGCGGCATGCGCCTGAAGGATCAGGCCGTGCTGTTCCGCACATCCAGCCACGCCGCCCAGATCGAGGCCGAGCTGACCCGTCGTAACGTGCCCTACGTCAAGTTCGGGGGCCTCAAGTTCCTGGACAGTGCCCACGTCAAAGACCTGCTCTCGGTCCTGCGGCTGGCGCGCAACCCGCGCGACCGGGTGGCGGGGTTCCGAGTGCTGCAGCTGATCCCGGGCGTGGGTCCGACCGCCGCCGGGCGTATTCTGGATGCACTGGACCTGGCTATTGAGCCCGGCGCCGCGTGGGGCGATGTCGCACCGCCGCCGCGGGCGGGTGCGTCATGGCAAGGGTTCGTGGATACGATGACGACCGCGGTGCCCTGGCCCGCCGCCATCGGCCTTGCCCGCGCCTGGTATGATCCGCATCTGGACCGCATTCACGAGGATGCCGAGGCACGGCGCGCAGACCTGTTGCAGCTGGAGCAGATCGCTACGGGCTATCCGTCGGCTGAGGCCTTCCTGACCGAGCTGACCCTAGACCCGCCCGACGCCACCAGCGATCAGGCCGGCGTGCCCCTCAAGGACGAGGATTACCTGATCCTGTCGACCATCCACTCTGCCAAGGGCCAGGAATGGCGGTCAGTGCATATCCTGAATGCCGTCGACGGCTGCATCCCGTCGGACCTGGGCACCGGCAGCACACATGAGCTGGAGGAGGAGCGCCGCCTGCTCTACGTCGCGATGACGCGGGCCAAGGATCACCTGACCCTCGGCCTACCGCAGCGTTTCTACGTCACCCAGCAGAGCCGCAATGGCGATCGTCACGTCTATGCCATCCGCACTCGGTTCATCCCCGGCGGCATTCTTGACCGGTTCGAGGCCGTGAGCTGGTCCCCTCCTGTCATTGCAGGTGAGACCCGCCCTACGCCCGCACCCATCGATGTCGCCGCCAGCATGCGGGCGATGTGGGGATAG
- a CDS encoding error-prone DNA polymerase gives MSYVELQVTTQFSFLRGASSAKELFATAALLGIRAMAVTDRNSLAGIVRAHEAAKETGVRLIVGCRLDMRCGMSVLVYPTDRAGYSRLCRLLSIGKARAGKGNCHLDWPDLHCHAEGLLAILIPDTADDLCALHLRRLRDSFGDRAYLALTIRRRPNDQMRLHELSTLAAGLGVATVITNDVLFHVPDRRILQDVVTAIRHTTTVDALGFRRERHADRYLKAPAEMVRLFPRYPEAIARTQQIAKRCSFSLDELRYQYPEEREDPTLTPQQTLEDLTWEGAAERYPEGIPVEVTASLQHELHLIARLKYAPYFLTVNSIVRFARSRSILCQGRGSAANSAVCYVLGITSIDPGRNDLLFERFISEERREPPDIDVDFEHERREEVIQWVYKTYGRSHAALTAVVIRYRTKGALRDVGKALGLPEDLIRAISGQLWSWGEDGITDAQIQELGLNPDDRRLRLTLDLASQLRGAPRHLSQHPGGFVLTHDRLDDLVPIEPAAMVDRQIIEWDKDDIDTLKFMKVDVLALGMLTCMRRGLDLIAAHKGEHYNLATVPAEDPRTYAMIRKADTLGTFQIESRAQMSMLPRLKPRTYYDLVVQVAIVRPGPIQGDMVHPYLRRRAGLEPVHYPTPELEKVLGKTLGVPLFQEQAMRVAIECAGFTPGEADMLRKSMATFKFTGGVSKFRDKLIDGMAARGYDREFAERTFRQLEGFGSYGFPESHAASFALIAYASAWLKCWHPDAFCAALLNSQPMGFYAPAQIVRDACDHGVDVRPVCINGSEWDCTLEPIGDHGDGRFAVRLGLRLVKGLAEGHAKAILSSRAGRPFADVPDLCRRAEVPMAALTRIAEADGLLPAFGLARREAIWAIKGLRNDDLPLFAAIKQDAPGTVRHDPEPIHRIGKNRVETEAVPGTPHLEPAVTLRPMSAGREVVEDYSHVGLSLRHHPVSFLRTSLKTRRIRTCAEAMAAPNRRWTEIAGLVLVRQRPGSAKGTMFITLEDETGIANLVVWPKVFDAHRRIILSAGMLSAAGRVQRDGEVVHLVVHRLTDLSADLASIGQRGMAFPLPHGRGDEFHHGAPASDPRTSAVDAPREALPNKLKPRDIYIPDLHIDAIRVKTRDFR, from the coding sequence ATGAGCTATGTGGAACTACAGGTCACGACACAATTCTCGTTTCTGCGCGGGGCGTCCTCGGCCAAGGAGTTATTTGCTACCGCAGCGCTTCTGGGCATCCGTGCGATGGCGGTCACGGACAGGAACAGCCTCGCCGGGATCGTGCGGGCGCATGAAGCCGCCAAAGAGACTGGCGTGCGTCTCATCGTTGGTTGTCGCCTGGATATGCGCTGCGGGATGTCGGTGCTGGTCTATCCCACCGACAGGGCAGGCTACTCGCGCCTCTGTCGCCTTCTGTCCATCGGCAAAGCAAGGGCAGGAAAGGGCAACTGCCATCTGGACTGGCCCGATCTTCATTGCCATGCCGAGGGCCTGCTCGCCATACTGATCCCAGATACGGCGGATGACCTCTGTGCCCTGCACCTGCGCCGTCTGCGTGACAGCTTTGGCGACCGCGCGTATCTGGCACTTACGATCCGCCGCCGCCCCAACGATCAGATGCGGCTTCACGAACTGTCGACCCTGGCGGCGGGGCTGGGCGTGGCCACGGTCATTACCAACGACGTTCTGTTCCATGTCCCTGATCGCCGCATCCTGCAGGACGTGGTCACCGCCATCCGACACACCACCACTGTCGACGCCCTGGGCTTTCGTCGGGAGCGCCATGCTGACCGATATCTGAAGGCTCCGGCTGAGATGGTGCGCCTGTTCCCTCGCTACCCGGAGGCGATTGCTCGGACGCAGCAGATCGCCAAACGTTGCAGTTTTTCATTGGACGAATTGCGCTATCAGTATCCCGAGGAACGCGAAGACCCGACATTGACCCCTCAACAGACGCTGGAGGACCTGACATGGGAAGGTGCTGCAGAGCGTTACCCCGAGGGTATACCGGTAGAGGTGACTGCTAGCCTCCAGCATGAACTGCATCTGATCGCCCGGTTGAAATATGCCCCCTATTTCCTGACCGTGAATAGCATCGTCCGCTTCGCCCGTTCCCGCAGCATTCTCTGTCAGGGCCGGGGGTCGGCAGCCAATTCCGCTGTCTGCTATGTGCTGGGCATCACCTCTATCGATCCGGGGCGTAATGATCTGCTGTTCGAAAGGTTCATCAGCGAGGAGCGTCGCGAACCACCCGATATCGACGTGGACTTCGAGCACGAGCGTCGCGAGGAGGTCATCCAGTGGGTCTACAAGACCTATGGCCGCAGTCATGCCGCGCTGACCGCCGTGGTGATCCGCTACCGCACCAAGGGTGCGCTGCGTGACGTTGGCAAGGCCCTGGGTCTGCCCGAAGATCTGATCCGGGCCATCTCCGGTCAGCTTTGGTCATGGGGCGAGGACGGCATCACCGATGCCCAGATTCAAGAGCTGGGCCTGAACCCTGACGATCGCCGGTTGCGGCTGACTCTTGATCTGGCATCGCAGCTTCGCGGCGCGCCGCGGCATCTGTCCCAGCACCCAGGCGGATTTGTCCTGACACATGATCGTCTGGATGATCTTGTCCCTATCGAACCCGCCGCCATGGTTGATCGTCAAATCATAGAATGGGACAAGGACGACATCGACACCTTGAAGTTCATGAAGGTCGACGTCCTGGCGCTGGGCATGCTGACATGCATGCGCCGGGGGCTTGACCTGATCGCTGCACACAAGGGCGAACATTACAATCTAGCGACCGTCCCGGCCGAGGATCCGCGCACCTATGCGATGATCCGCAAGGCCGACACATTGGGGACATTCCAGATTGAAAGTCGCGCGCAGATGTCAATGCTCCCGCGCCTCAAGCCTCGCACCTATTACGACCTGGTGGTGCAGGTAGCCATTGTACGACCCGGACCGATCCAGGGCGACATGGTTCACCCCTACTTGCGCAGGAGGGCTGGGCTGGAGCCGGTTCACTATCCTACTCCCGAATTGGAAAAGGTTCTGGGCAAGACCCTGGGCGTGCCGCTTTTTCAGGAGCAGGCCATGCGTGTGGCCATCGAATGCGCTGGGTTCACCCCAGGTGAGGCCGACATGCTGCGCAAATCGATGGCCACTTTTAAGTTTACAGGTGGGGTATCGAAGTTTCGCGACAAGCTGATCGACGGCATGGCCGCGCGCGGCTATGACCGCGAATTCGCCGAGAGGACCTTTCGGCAACTGGAGGGCTTCGGCAGCTACGGCTTTCCTGAAAGCCACGCGGCAAGCTTTGCTCTGATCGCCTATGCTTCAGCCTGGCTAAAGTGCTGGCATCCCGACGCCTTCTGTGCCGCGCTTTTAAACAGTCAACCTATGGGCTTCTATGCCCCTGCCCAAATTGTCCGCGACGCATGCGATCACGGAGTCGACGTTCGCCCGGTCTGCATCAACGGATCAGAATGGGATTGTACTCTGGAACCAATCGGTGACCACGGTGACGGGCGCTTTGCCGTTCGCCTTGGATTGCGTCTGGTCAAAGGGTTGGCCGAGGGCCACGCAAAGGCCATTCTCTCGAGCCGCGCCGGCCGGCCCTTCGCCGATGTGCCCGATCTCTGCCGCCGCGCGGAGGTGCCCATGGCGGCTTTGACCCGCATAGCCGAGGCGGACGGCTTGCTGCCGGCGTTTGGCTTGGCACGCCGGGAAGCGATCTGGGCCATCAAAGGACTGCGCAACGACGACTTGCCTCTTTTCGCTGCGATCAAGCAGGACGCTCCTGGTACAGTCAGACACGATCCCGAACCAATACACCGCATCGGAAAGAATCGTGTCGAAACTGAAGCCGTCCCAGGAACACCTCATTTAGAGCCAGCCGTTACGTTGCGCCCAATGTCGGCCGGTCGGGAGGTGGTGGAGGACTATAGCCATGTCGGCTTGTCTCTGCGCCACCACCCTGTGTCGTTCCTGCGTACCAGCTTGAAGACCCGGCGGATCCGTACTTGCGCCGAGGCCATGGCCGCCCCCAACCGTCGCTGGACCGAGATTGCTGGGCTGGTCCTCGTTCGTCAGCGTCCCGGGTCAGCCAAAGGTACCATGTTCATCACACTGGAGGATGAAACCGGCATTGCAAACCTCGTCGTCTGGCCCAAGGTCTTTGACGCTCACCGGCGCATTATCCTGTCTGCCGGGATGCTCTCCGCCGCCGGTCGTGTTCAGCGCGATGGCGAGGTGGTTCATCTTGTGGTCCATCGCCTGACCGACCTCTCTGCGGACTTAGCTAGCATCGGTCAGCGCGGGATGGCATTTCCCCTGCCCCATGGTCGCGGCGATGAATTCCATCATGGCGCCCCGGCATCGGATCCACGCACATCCGCAGTGGACGCTCCGCGTGAAGCTCTACCAAACAAGCTTAAACCCCGTGATATCTACATTCCTGACCTTCACATAGACGCAATTCGGGTGAAGACGCGAGATTTCCGGTAA
- a CDS encoding Y-family DNA polymerase: MTRVISVCLPLWPIDRRRRQADNTASAEAPLILAGRVGNRRVITAACKLAIGQGLRIGMPVSKAQAIIPDLRVEAADPMGDHQSLERLGLWLLQRIAPVVAVDPPDGVVIDVTGADHLHGGEEALLETLLGRLTLSGLTAHVAIADTWGAAHALARHHRETAACIALPGSVASVLGPLPLAALRLPPATVAGLLDLGFATIKDLIDTPRAPLTSRFGPELCRRLDQALGVVKEPIDPLRPEGLIEVRRNFFEPIGAPETIARYIAKLVTDLCTALEARGEGARRLDLLCWRVDDRIETVRVGLAVAQRDHKRLTRLLCDKICTIDPGFGIEIMTLTATLAEPLAPRQASTLLERTPPDISDLVDMLSNRVGHRAVYRMAPVSSDVPERSVTRIGALSPDQGIGWPGHWPRPSRLLPRPEPIDTMALLPDHPPNWISWRGIRHRVRRADGPERIFGEWWKRDAEARSVRDYFRIEDEAGQRFWIYRAGDGEDATTGSHCWFIHGVFG; encoded by the coding sequence ATGACACGGGTCATCTCGGTCTGCCTTCCCCTGTGGCCAATCGACCGGCGACGCAGGCAGGCAGACAATACGGCCTCAGCTGAGGCGCCGCTCATTCTTGCAGGACGTGTTGGCAACCGCCGCGTGATCACGGCGGCCTGCAAGCTGGCCATTGGTCAAGGACTCCGCATCGGAATGCCGGTCAGCAAGGCACAGGCAATCATTCCGGACCTGCGCGTTGAAGCGGCGGATCCTATGGGTGATCATCAGTCCCTTGAACGACTGGGCCTGTGGCTTCTTCAACGCATCGCGCCCGTCGTCGCAGTTGATCCTCCGGATGGCGTGGTCATCGATGTCACGGGCGCGGATCATCTGCATGGCGGCGAGGAGGCTCTGCTTGAGACGCTTCTTGGTCGCCTGACCCTCTCGGGGCTTACTGCGCATGTTGCCATCGCCGACACTTGGGGTGCGGCCCATGCGCTCGCCCGTCATCACCGTGAGACTGCGGCGTGTATCGCCCTGCCCGGCTCGGTGGCCTCAGTGCTGGGCCCCCTCCCACTGGCAGCTTTGCGTTTGCCACCGGCCACCGTGGCGGGCCTGCTGGATCTGGGCTTCGCGACGATCAAAGACCTTATTGATACGCCCCGCGCCCCGCTAACGTCGCGCTTTGGTCCAGAACTATGCCGCAGGCTCGATCAGGCGCTGGGCGTTGTTAAAGAGCCGATTGATCCTTTGCGCCCTGAAGGTCTGATCGAAGTACGCCGCAACTTTTTCGAACCCATTGGGGCTCCGGAGACCATTGCGCGATACATCGCCAAGCTGGTGACGGACCTCTGTACGGCACTGGAGGCTCGTGGCGAGGGGGCCCGCCGGCTTGATCTGTTATGCTGGCGCGTCGACGATCGGATTGAAACGGTCAGGGTTGGACTGGCCGTGGCCCAACGGGACCACAAACGCCTGACCAGGCTCCTCTGCGACAAGATCTGCACCATCGACCCGGGCTTTGGGATCGAGATCATGACGCTGACGGCCACTTTGGCTGAGCCACTTGCGCCCCGACAGGCCAGCACCCTTTTGGAGCGCACCCCGCCCGACATTTCTGATCTGGTCGACATGCTGTCCAACCGTGTAGGACATCGCGCGGTCTATCGCATGGCGCCGGTGTCGAGTGACGTACCTGAACGATCGGTGACGCGGATTGGTGCATTGTCGCCCGATCAGGGCATCGGCTGGCCTGGACACTGGCCACGGCCATCACGTCTGTTGCCCCGGCCCGAGCCCATCGACACGATGGCGCTGTTGCCCGACCATCCCCCGAACTGGATTTCATGGCGCGGTATTCGCCACCGGGTCCGCCGCGCTGACGGGCCCGAGCGGATTTTCGGTGAGTGGTGGAAGCGCGATGCCGAGGCACGTTCGGTGCGCGACTACTTCCGCATTGAGGACGAAGCTGGTCAGCGCTTCTGGATCTACCGCGCTGGTGATGGCGAGGACGCGACCACCGGCTCCCATTGCTGGTTCATCCACGGGGTCTTCGGATGA
- a CDS encoding ImuA family protein, giving the protein MTQADLFAPALEQVGLSSDRVIYVEAGDENAVLASMEEGLRHGGIGAVVADVAKLSMTASRRLHLAAKASGTIGIALRRWRRQADASDFGQPTAAMTRWRVSVLPSSPLPVPGIGRPRWLIELIRARAGESFDLELEGCDDTGHLGLPSPVANRPATQAGRQYGLS; this is encoded by the coding sequence ATGACGCAGGCCGATCTGTTTGCACCGGCGCTGGAACAGGTAGGCCTGTCCTCCGATCGGGTGATTTATGTCGAGGCGGGAGACGAGAACGCTGTGCTCGCCTCCATGGAGGAAGGGCTGCGGCACGGCGGGATCGGAGCTGTCGTCGCGGATGTGGCAAAGCTGTCGATGACCGCCTCGCGCCGATTGCATCTGGCGGCTAAGGCGTCGGGAACCATTGGCATTGCCTTGAGGCGTTGGCGGCGACAGGCGGACGCCAGCGATTTCGGCCAGCCAACAGCAGCGATGACCCGCTGGCGGGTGTCGGTGCTGCCCTCGTCACCCTTGCCCGTTCCGGGCATCGGCCGGCCACGCTGGCTGATAGAGCTGATCCGCGCGCGGGCCGGCGAGTCTTTTGATCTTGAGTTGGAGGGCTGTGATGACACGGGTCATCTCGGTCTGCCTTCCCCTGTGGCCAATCGACCGGCGACGCAGGCAGGCAGACAATACGGCCTCAGCTGA
- a CDS encoding FadR/GntR family transcriptional regulator, with protein MSGVLNSDVEKNGSDRVVSYFKERILRGELKVGDRVMPERELAQHLDVGRPLLREVMKSLAMLGFLNVRQGSGTYIAKADIRVLSDFFTFCLSQEQDVLEDVMQARMAIECQAIRLACERANEADLARIGQWLGTLIDTLTDPEAGGRADFMFHQSIVAASHSRALTTLYGAMAELLQRSHVQRRVTTYRNPEIVRVLVDAHREVFLSIVAKDPDQADRRLREHFAIGDELRRRSLIETYRGAPAKQIN; from the coding sequence GTGAGCGGAGTTCTAAACAGTGACGTGGAAAAGAACGGGTCAGACCGGGTCGTTTCCTACTTCAAGGAACGTATTCTGCGCGGAGAGCTGAAGGTTGGCGATCGGGTCATGCCGGAGCGCGAGCTGGCACAGCATCTGGATGTCGGTCGTCCATTACTGCGCGAGGTGATGAAGTCTCTTGCTATGCTTGGGTTTCTCAACGTGCGGCAAGGCAGCGGAACATACATTGCCAAGGCCGACATTCGCGTGCTGTCGGATTTCTTCACCTTCTGCCTGTCCCAGGAACAGGACGTCCTGGAGGACGTGATGCAGGCGCGGATGGCCATCGAGTGCCAGGCAATCCGGCTGGCCTGCGAGCGCGCTAATGAAGCGGATCTGGCACGGATTGGGCAGTGGTTAGGGACGTTGATCGACACATTGACGGACCCAGAGGCGGGAGGGCGCGCCGATTTCATGTTCCACCAGTCCATCGTCGCCGCCAGCCACAGCCGCGCGCTGACCACGCTTTACGGCGCGATGGCAGAGCTTTTGCAGCGCAGCCATGTGCAGCGCCGTGTCACCACCTATCGGAACCCAGAGATCGTCCGGGTTCTGGTCGATGCGCATCGCGAGGTGTTCCTGTCGATCGTGGCCAAAGACCCGGATCAGGCCGACCGCCGCCTGCGCGAACATTTTGCCATCGGGGACGAGCTGCGCCGCCGCAGCCTGATCGAGACCTACCGCGGCGCCCCCGCGAAACAGATCAACTGA
- a CDS encoding TRAP transporter substrate-binding protein, with product MFIKTGRLLAVAAITLTAIPAFAQDLRYAHVGAEGDIQTRYAAEAAEEIAAATDGAVTVQVFPASQLGGVSEMVGGVQMGSIQMGHHDFASLAQMVPDVSVFNAPFIYRNGAHALAATNPATSPALQEINEQLVEQGGVRIIGRIYRGARHISSNFEVKSPDDLAGKPFRAVPLDLWVSMVTGFGATPTPVEVAELPTALMTGLVVGQENPLTMITSNSLYEVQSHVAMTGHMQSVLAVFINEDVWQGLSEENRTQITQVLDAKAEESLVWAQESEAELVAELTEKGMTVVTEEDGLDIDAFRERVLAQINGDFPSYQPYIEQIMAIK from the coding sequence ATGTTCATCAAGACCGGACGGCTGCTGGCCGTCGCAGCCATCACACTGACCGCCATTCCGGCATTCGCGCAGGACCTGCGCTATGCCCATGTCGGCGCCGAGGGCGATATCCAGACCCGCTATGCCGCCGAGGCCGCCGAGGAGATTGCCGCCGCGACGGACGGTGCTGTGACCGTGCAGGTCTTCCCGGCCAGCCAGCTGGGCGGCGTGTCCGAGATGGTCGGCGGTGTCCAAATGGGCTCGATCCAAATGGGACACCACGACTTTGCTTCGCTAGCCCAGATGGTGCCGGACGTGTCGGTCTTCAACGCGCCCTTCATCTATCGCAATGGCGCCCATGCGCTGGCTGCGACCAACCCGGCGACATCCCCCGCCCTGCAGGAGATCAACGAGCAGCTGGTCGAGCAGGGCGGCGTGCGGATCATCGGGCGCATCTATCGCGGCGCGCGCCATATCTCGTCGAACTTCGAGGTGAAGTCGCCTGATGACTTGGCGGGCAAGCCGTTCCGCGCCGTGCCGCTGGACCTGTGGGTGTCGATGGTCACGGGCTTTGGCGCAACGCCGACTCCCGTAGAGGTGGCCGAACTGCCAACTGCGCTGATGACCGGGCTTGTCGTCGGGCAGGAGAACCCGCTGACGATGATCACCTCGAACAGCCTCTATGAGGTTCAAAGCCATGTCGCCATGACCGGGCACATGCAGTCCGTGCTTGCCGTATTCATCAATGAGGATGTCTGGCAGGGCCTGTCCGAGGAGAACCGCACGCAGATCACCCAGGTGCTGGACGCGAAGGCCGAAGAGTCGCTGGTCTGGGCGCAAGAGTCGGAAGCGGAGCTGGTGGCCGAACTGACCGAGAAGGGCATGACGGTGGTGACTGAGGAAGACGGTCTGGACATTGACGCCTTCCGCGAGCGGGTGCTGGCCCAGATCAATGGGGATTTCCCCAGCTATCAGCCCTATATCGAACAGATCATGGCGATCAAGTGA
- a CDS encoding TRAP transporter small permease has translation MMRKLLEIVCVLLLAALIAVPFIQIIAREVIGSAIVGAEELTRFLLICTVFAAYPLVTASHENIVMSELLDNLPGRLRSILRFVIVAAGLATCGFLAFVAFQNISGNMRGATPTLKIPFWIFMGATTFGFAGACLVHMVQLRKPNSGHGSVAL, from the coding sequence ATGATGCGCAAGCTGCTGGAAATCGTCTGCGTGCTGCTGCTCGCCGCACTGATCGCCGTGCCCTTCATCCAAATCATCGCTCGGGAGGTCATCGGCTCGGCCATTGTAGGCGCCGAGGAACTGACGCGCTTTCTGCTGATCTGCACGGTGTTTGCGGCCTATCCTTTGGTGACCGCCAGCCACGAGAATATTGTGATGTCCGAACTGCTGGACAACCTGCCCGGCAGACTTCGCAGCATCCTACGCTTTGTGATCGTTGCCGCGGGGCTGGCAACCTGCGGGTTTTTGGCGTTCGTCGCGTTCCAGAACATCAGCGGCAACATGCGCGGCGCCACGCCGACATTGAAGATCCCGTTCTGGATCTTCATGGGTGCAACCACCTTCGGGTTCGCAGGGGCATGCCTTGTCCACATGGTTCAGCTGCGAAAGCCCAATTCTGGCCATGGGTCGGTGGCGCTGTAA
- a CDS encoding TRAP transporter large permease, protein MGIALIIIFLALFILGFPVVYAILIPAIGYVLIEGLPLGLLTQRVTYALDSFPLVAVPIFIFVGNLMNSAGITDRIFRFADTLVGRLPGGLAQVNIFSSLIFSGMSGAALADVGGLGRIEIAAMRKRGFSAPFAGAVTAASAVVGPIFPPSIPLIVYGSVTSVSIVQLLLAGIVPALICIVLLMITAAILAILHKMPRADRAPTIREIGADLLPALPALFAPVLMISGMLFGFFTPTEAAAVTVAYVLLISSMFYRELTWSHLWNAMLMTVRSTSAILIIVAVASLFGWILAVEQIPQDFARWILQFADSPMALLIIANLIFFIAGMFLDSTTATLLVVPVIAPPMVLAGVDPVHLGIIVIFNLMLGLLTPPMGLSLFLVCDIAKITLRELLRALLPFYAPLLITLAIITFHADLVLWLPSLLR, encoded by the coding sequence ATGGGTATCGCACTGATCATCATCTTTCTGGCGCTGTTCATCCTGGGCTTTCCGGTTGTCTATGCCATCCTCATTCCCGCCATCGGCTATGTGCTGATTGAAGGACTGCCGCTAGGTCTGCTTACACAGCGTGTGACCTATGCGCTGGACAGCTTTCCGTTGGTCGCTGTGCCAATCTTCATTTTCGTTGGCAACCTGATGAACTCAGCGGGCATCACCGACCGTATCTTCCGCTTTGCCGATACGCTGGTTGGGCGGCTGCCAGGCGGGCTGGCGCAGGTGAATATCTTCTCCAGCCTAATCTTTTCGGGCATGTCCGGTGCGGCACTGGCCGATGTCGGCGGCCTTGGCCGCATTGAGATTGCGGCAATGCGAAAGCGCGGCTTTTCTGCACCCTTCGCTGGGGCCGTGACGGCGGCATCAGCTGTTGTAGGGCCTATCTTTCCCCCAAGCATACCGCTCATCGTGTATGGATCAGTCACCAGCGTTTCGATCGTGCAACTGCTGTTGGCCGGGATCGTGCCAGCGCTGATCTGCATCGTATTGCTCATGATCACTGCTGCTATTCTTGCCATCCTCCACAAGATGCCAAGGGCTGACCGCGCACCCACAATTCGCGAGATTGGTGCAGACCTTCTGCCCGCACTGCCGGCGCTATTCGCGCCCGTGCTGATGATTTCCGGCATGCTTTTTGGCTTTTTTACACCAACCGAAGCGGCGGCCGTTACCGTTGCCTATGTCCTGCTGATAAGCAGCATGTTCTACCGAGAGCTGACGTGGTCACATCTGTGGAATGCCATGTTGATGACGGTCCGCAGCACCAGCGCGATCCTCATCATTGTCGCTGTCGCATCGCTTTTCGGCTGGATTTTGGCAGTCGAGCAGATACCACAGGACTTTGCCCGTTGGATCCTGCAGTTCGCCGACAGCCCGATGGCACTGCTGATCATCGCAAACCTGATCTTCTTCATTGCAGGTATGTTTCTGGACAGTACCACCGCGACACTGCTGGTCGTGCCGGTGATCGCTCCGCCCATGGTGCTGGCGGGCGTCGATCCAGTTCACCTTGGGATCATCGTGATCTTCAATCTGATGCTGGGCCTGCTGACCCCGCCAATGGGCCTGTCGCTGTTTCTAGTCTGCGACATTGCAAAGATCACGCTGCGCGAGCTGTTGCGCGCGCTGCTGCCGTTCTACGCGCCTCTGCTGATAACATTGGCCATCATCACCTTCCATGCCGACCTGGTGCTTTGGTTGCCCAGTCTCCTTCGATAA